Proteins from one Amycolatopsis benzoatilytica AK 16/65 genomic window:
- a CDS encoding cytochrome b N-terminal domain-containing protein — translation MTAAAEDGARGNWTVGLRKRLGRAVPPGQWLPDRQPVYVSSWTYVFGVATLASFLVVLASGLVLTLGGITWWHVSGLGHFVNSVHLWSVELFFATMVIHLWGKFFMAAWRGRRALTWITGAIAFVGSIGTAFTGYLSQTDFDSQWISTQAKDGLNSVGIGSFFNTLNPGQMLLWHVALLPFAVGLLTVAHLVLVRRHGVVPPLDANPPAHDEPAGDPEQAAADLSESR, via the coding sequence ATGACCGCGGCCGCCGAGGACGGCGCACGCGGCAACTGGACCGTCGGGCTGCGGAAGCGGCTCGGGCGGGCCGTCCCCCCGGGACAATGGCTGCCTGATCGGCAGCCGGTGTACGTGTCGTCCTGGACCTACGTCTTCGGCGTCGCGACTCTCGCCTCGTTCCTGGTCGTGCTGGCCTCCGGTCTGGTTCTCACCCTCGGCGGCATCACCTGGTGGCACGTGTCCGGTCTAGGCCACTTCGTGAACTCGGTGCACCTGTGGAGCGTCGAACTGTTCTTCGCCACCATGGTGATCCACCTCTGGGGCAAGTTCTTCATGGCGGCATGGCGCGGCCGGCGGGCGCTGACCTGGATCACCGGCGCCATCGCATTCGTCGGCTCGATCGGGACGGCTTTCACCGGCTATCTGTCGCAGACCGATTTCGACTCCCAGTGGATCAGCACCCAGGCCAAGGACGGGCTCAACTCGGTGGGCATCGGTTCGTTCTTCAACACTCTGAACCCGGGACAGATGCTGCTCTGGCACGTCGCGCTGCTGCCGTTCGCGGTCGGACTGCTCACCGTGGCGCACCTGGTCCTCGTGCGCCGGCACGGCGTGGTGCCGCCCCTCGACGCGAACCCGCCGGCGCACGACGAGCCGGCCGGCGACCCCGAGCAGGCCGCCGCCGACCTGTCCGAGAGCCGGTGA
- a CDS encoding alpha/beta hydrolase yields the protein MQVTSETTSGGVAERSFTVGDIRGTVWTSAGTPSASPLILLGHGGGQHQGSEALAARARRYVTDGGFAVAAIDLPGHGARPRTERYQQLLAAIRDNAAEGAPRASEVRRYNAELAAQPVPEWQEMLDALLTLDEIAEPVGYWGVSMGTAIGIRLLAAEPRITAAVLGLAHGRALLPLAASITIPIEFLLQWNDDLVPREAGLALFDAFASEEKSLHANPGRHHEIPFFELESSQRFFARHLRARTGPLFPD from the coding sequence ATGCAGGTCACTTCGGAGACGACGTCCGGCGGTGTCGCCGAGCGCTCGTTCACGGTCGGGGACATCCGCGGCACCGTGTGGACTTCGGCCGGCACGCCCAGCGCCAGCCCGCTGATTCTGCTCGGCCATGGCGGTGGTCAGCACCAGGGTTCCGAGGCATTGGCGGCCCGGGCCCGCCGCTATGTCACCGACGGCGGTTTCGCCGTCGCCGCGATCGACTTGCCCGGTCATGGCGCGCGCCCGCGGACCGAGCGCTATCAGCAGCTGCTCGCCGCGATCCGGGATAACGCGGCCGAGGGCGCGCCGAGGGCCAGCGAGGTACGGCGCTACAACGCGGAACTCGCGGCGCAGCCGGTCCCCGAATGGCAGGAGATGCTGGACGCGTTGCTCACCCTCGACGAGATCGCCGAGCCGGTCGGCTACTGGGGCGTGTCGATGGGGACAGCTATCGGTATCCGCCTGCTGGCGGCCGAGCCCCGCATCACCGCCGCCGTGCTCGGTTTGGCCCATGGCCGCGCGCTTCTCCCCCTCGCCGCCTCGATCACGATACCCATCGAATTCCTGCTCCAATGGAACGACGACCTAGTGCCCCGCGAGGCGGGTCTCGCACTGTTCGATGCGTTCGCGTCCGAGGAGAAGAGCCTGCACGCGAATCCCGGACGCCACCACGAGATCCCGTTCTTCGAGCTGGAAAGTTCGCAGCGGTTTTTCGCCCGCCATCTCCGCGCCCGAACCGGTCCGCTCTTTCCCGATTAG
- a CDS encoding DUF302 domain-containing protein translates to MKYDLTVTVDLPYEKAVAAVRAALKEQGFGVLTEIDVQATMREKLEVDMEPYVILGACNPPLAHRALTADRMIGLLLPCNVVVRADGDERSLVQALDPRVMIEVPEREELRPVAEEAGKRIRAALDTLTEG, encoded by the coding sequence ATGAAGTACGACCTGACCGTCACCGTGGACCTGCCCTACGAGAAGGCCGTCGCCGCGGTGCGCGCAGCGCTGAAAGAGCAGGGATTCGGGGTGCTCACCGAGATCGACGTCCAGGCAACCATGCGCGAGAAGCTCGAGGTCGACATGGAGCCCTACGTCATCCTCGGGGCCTGCAACCCGCCACTGGCACACCGCGCGCTGACTGCCGACCGGATGATCGGCCTGCTCCTGCCGTGCAACGTCGTCGTCCGCGCCGACGGCGACGAACGCAGCCTCGTCCAGGCGCTCGACCCCCGGGTGATGATCGAGGTGCCCGAACGCGAGGAACTCCGGCCGGTCGCCGAAGAGGCGGGCAAGCGGATCCGTGCCGCGCTGGACACCCTTACCGAGGGGTGA
- a CDS encoding ABC transporter ATP-binding protein → MAAESAIRVDGLTKTFGRTLALREASFEIALGEVFGYLGPNGAGKTTTLRLLTGMIRPTAGRAEVLGMDSWRDAVAVHRVVGYLPGETRLYDRLTGRQHVAYFGGLRGDPDGKRAAALADRLDLDLGRPARSLSKGNRQKLAVVLALMSAPRVLILDEPSSGLDPLVQNEFHALLREHTAAGGSVLFSSHVLAEVQRVADRIGVLRAGRLVAVDRVDELRAKSLHHVRARFADEVPATAFAQVPDVRDVAVAGRVLTCSAPEPALDALVKQIAQHQLVDFECVEADLEETFLTYYGPGAGDVA, encoded by the coding sequence ATGGCTGCCGAATCCGCAATCCGAGTCGATGGGCTCACCAAGACGTTCGGCCGGACCTTGGCCTTGCGCGAGGCGAGCTTCGAGATCGCCTTGGGCGAGGTGTTCGGCTACCTGGGGCCCAACGGCGCCGGGAAGACGACCACGCTGCGTCTGCTGACGGGCATGATCCGGCCCACCGCCGGCCGGGCCGAGGTGCTCGGGATGGATTCTTGGCGCGACGCGGTGGCGGTGCACCGGGTCGTCGGGTACCTGCCGGGCGAGACGCGACTGTACGACCGGCTGACCGGCCGCCAGCACGTTGCCTACTTCGGGGGCCTGCGCGGTGACCCGGACGGGAAACGCGCGGCCGCCTTGGCTGATCGGCTCGATCTCGATCTGGGCCGGCCGGCGCGGTCGCTCTCGAAAGGCAACCGGCAGAAGCTGGCGGTGGTCCTCGCGCTGATGTCCGCGCCCCGCGTGCTCATCCTCGACGAACCGAGCAGCGGCCTGGACCCCTTGGTGCAGAACGAGTTTCACGCGTTGCTGCGCGAGCACACCGCCGCCGGCGGCAGCGTGCTGTTCTCCTCGCACGTGCTGGCCGAGGTCCAGCGGGTGGCGGACCGGATCGGGGTGCTGCGGGCCGGGCGGCTGGTCGCGGTGGACCGAGTCGACGAACTGCGGGCGAAATCCTTGCACCACGTTCGCGCCCGGTTCGCCGACGAGGTGCCGGCGACCGCGTTCGCCCAGGTGCCGGACGTGCGCGACGTCGCCGTCGCCGGCCGCGTGCTCACCTGCAGCGCGCCCGAGCCTGCCCTGGACGCGCTGGTGAAGCAGATCGCGCAGCACCAGCTGGTCGATTTCGAGTGCGTCGAGGCCGATCTCGAAGAAACCTTCCTGACCTACTACGGACCGGGTGCCGGCGATGTTGCGTGA
- a CDS encoding SDH family Clp fold serine proteinase encodes MNDEHAGGTAAADERASALDVGLRAEAEKMTFEEYQRVVQAGHDLAQCEPGIWLLISGKFVSDNKEKGTEGHLKDMLRGAFGYPEPEDAAPETTLHVLLDSPGGSLDSAYSSAMYLAKYAKTVKVYVPNRAKSASTLLALGADELYLSPFGELGPLDTQIADPRNPASLMSALDCYQSVDYVSDFAIRTFQLVLPELLKQTGGKIAVEELLKIASTYTLGIVRPMMESVTALNLGGWGRSLRIGEHYARRLLRMRLEEVDEKRIEDVARKLVFQYTHHLFPIDCQEADRIGLPASLMKKDVYDRAAAVVESCNRKDFVGFLSKDEAKKVEPWYRGLKNGDSQSGAWDRYAGSGHAQAQAGRVTHS; translated from the coding sequence ATGAACGACGAGCACGCAGGCGGTACCGCGGCGGCCGACGAACGCGCGAGCGCACTTGACGTCGGTTTGCGAGCGGAAGCCGAAAAGATGACTTTCGAGGAGTACCAGCGGGTCGTGCAGGCGGGGCACGACCTGGCGCAGTGCGAGCCCGGGATCTGGTTGCTCATCAGTGGCAAGTTCGTCTCGGACAACAAAGAGAAGGGCACCGAGGGGCATCTCAAGGACATGCTCCGCGGCGCCTTCGGTTATCCGGAGCCGGAGGACGCCGCGCCGGAAACAACGTTGCACGTCCTGCTCGATTCGCCCGGCGGCAGCCTGGACAGCGCCTACAGTTCGGCGATGTACCTGGCGAAGTACGCGAAGACGGTCAAGGTTTACGTGCCCAACCGCGCCAAGAGCGCCAGCACGCTCCTGGCGCTCGGAGCGGACGAACTGTATCTGTCGCCGTTCGGCGAGCTCGGCCCCCTGGACACGCAGATCGCCGATCCGCGCAACCCGGCCAGCCTCATGTCGGCGCTGGACTGCTACCAGAGCGTCGACTATGTCAGCGATTTCGCGATCCGGACGTTTCAGCTGGTGCTTCCCGAGCTGCTCAAGCAGACCGGCGGGAAGATCGCGGTCGAGGAACTCCTCAAAATCGCCAGCACCTACACCCTGGGCATAGTGCGGCCCATGATGGAGAGCGTGACCGCGCTGAACCTCGGCGGCTGGGGCCGGAGCCTGCGGATCGGCGAGCACTACGCCCGCCGGCTGCTGCGGATGCGACTGGAAGAAGTCGACGAAAAACGCATCGAGGACGTCGCCAGGAAACTCGTCTTCCAGTACACCCACCACCTGTTCCCCATCGACTGCCAGGAGGCGGACCGGATCGGGCTGCCGGCGAGTTTGATGAAGAAGGACGTTTACGACCGGGCGGCGGCGGTCGTCGAAAGCTGCAACCGGAAAGACTTCGTGGGCTTCCTCAGCAAAGACGAGGCCAAGAAGGTCGAGCCGTGGTATCGGGGGCTCAAGAACGGAGATTCGCAATCCGGGGCCTGGGACCGGTATGCCGGCAGCGGTCACGCACAAGCCCAGGCCGGGCGGGTCACGCACAGCTGA
- a CDS encoding ABC transporter permease subunit — protein MLRDILLKTLHDQRRGLLAWTVSLVLLVAMYAALWPSIRDQPSMSQFLQNMPEAMRALFASSGADMSTPTGYVQVELLSFMGPMLLLIYAITTGAAGVAGEEDRHTLELLMANPVSRTRVVLEKFGALVVGTALLGLATGLALVLEGRLAGLDLPVGNVAAAMLHLTLLALVFGALAAAIGGLTGHGGASRAIPAVVAVVAYVLNGLAPVVSWLKPAQKFSPFFQYLGHDPLRNGISAPAILTAVVTVAVLVVVAVLGFRRRDLAG, from the coding sequence ATGTTGCGTGACATCCTGCTCAAGACCCTGCACGACCAGCGGCGCGGGCTGCTCGCCTGGACCGTGAGCTTGGTTCTGCTCGTGGCCATGTACGCGGCGCTGTGGCCCAGCATCCGCGACCAGCCGTCGATGAGCCAGTTCCTGCAGAACATGCCCGAGGCGATGCGCGCGCTGTTCGCCTCGTCGGGTGCGGACATGTCCACGCCGACCGGTTACGTGCAGGTCGAACTGCTTTCCTTCATGGGACCGATGCTGCTGCTGATCTACGCGATCACCACCGGTGCGGCCGGAGTCGCGGGCGAGGAGGACCGGCACACCCTCGAACTGCTCATGGCCAACCCGGTCAGCCGGACCCGGGTCGTGCTCGAAAAGTTCGGCGCGCTCGTCGTGGGCACGGCGCTGCTCGGCCTGGCCACGGGGCTGGCGTTGGTGCTCGAGGGCCGGCTGGCCGGGCTGGACCTGCCGGTCGGCAATGTCGCGGCCGCGATGCTCCACCTGACGTTGCTGGCGCTCGTCTTCGGTGCGCTCGCCGCCGCGATCGGCGGGCTGACCGGACACGGAGGAGCCAGCCGGGCGATCCCGGCGGTGGTCGCCGTCGTGGCGTATGTGCTGAACGGCCTTGCCCCGGTGGTGTCCTGGCTGAAACCCGCCCAGAAGTTCTCCCCGTTCTTCCAGTACCTCGGGCACGACCCGCTCCGGAACGGCATTTCGGCACCGGCGATCCTGACCGCGGTGGTCACCGTCGCCGTGCTGGTCGTCGTGGCGGTGCTGGGGTTTCGCCGCCGGGACCTGGCCGGATGA
- a CDS encoding sulfite exporter TauE/SafE family protein, with amino-acid sequence MTLLLAAVFGVFIGAALGLLGAGGSILAIPALVYGVGLPLSSAIPTSLLVVAVSAAGGLIARRKSKVIRWPVALVFAAASVPAAFGGTALGKLLPDRWLLIAFSVLMAVVAVRMLTGAPERDGACRARSGRVNWRSCVPKALAVGALVGVLTGLFGVGGGFVIVPALTMLLGLTAPEAVATSLVVIVLTSLGGLAAHAATVSNLPYGVAVVFAAVALLASVLAGKVGDRLPARVVRRAFASLVLLVAAAVAAAAVFAPAALHGG; translated from the coding sequence GTGACGCTCCTGCTGGCCGCGGTGTTCGGCGTGTTCATCGGAGCGGCGCTGGGCCTGCTCGGTGCGGGCGGCTCGATTCTGGCCATTCCGGCGCTGGTCTACGGCGTCGGGTTGCCGCTCAGCTCGGCGATCCCGACGTCGCTGCTGGTCGTCGCCGTTTCCGCGGCCGGCGGTCTGATCGCCCGGCGGAAGTCGAAGGTGATCCGCTGGCCGGTCGCGCTGGTCTTCGCCGCGGCGAGCGTGCCGGCCGCGTTCGGCGGGACCGCGCTGGGCAAGCTGCTGCCGGACCGGTGGCTGCTGATCGCCTTCTCGGTCCTGATGGCGGTGGTCGCCGTCCGGATGCTCACCGGCGCGCCGGAGCGGGACGGCGCCTGCCGGGCCCGCTCGGGCAGGGTGAACTGGCGCAGCTGCGTTCCCAAGGCGCTGGCCGTCGGTGCGCTGGTCGGCGTGCTGACCGGCCTGTTCGGGGTCGGCGGCGGGTTCGTGATCGTGCCCGCGCTGACCATGCTGCTCGGCCTCACCGCACCGGAGGCGGTCGCGACGTCGCTGGTGGTCATCGTGCTCACCTCGCTGGGCGGGCTGGCCGCGCACGCCGCGACGGTGTCGAATCTGCCTTACGGTGTCGCGGTGGTGTTCGCTGCTGTCGCGTTGCTCGCTTCGGTGCTGGCCGGAAAGGTCGGCGACCGGCTGCCGGCTCGGGTTGTCCGGCGAGCGTTCGCTTCCCTGGTGCTCCTGGTCGCCGCCGCTGTCGCGGCCGCGGCCGTCTTCGCTCCCGCCGCTCTGCACGGCGGCTGA
- a CDS encoding nitroreductase family deazaflavin-dependent oxidoreductase — MSARDRLRATALRHNGSEAIRSFNKHVLNPAVMRFAGGRFGLAVIRHTGRRTGTAYATPVTVDRVETGFIIALPYGTRTDWLLNVRAAGNATLEFHGETWQVSAPEIIDAAVALPQLPPAHARILKRTPIKHYLKLAISPAEPGGPPADEKPQ; from the coding sequence ATGTCCGCGAGAGACCGACTTCGGGCGACGGCCCTGCGGCATAACGGCAGCGAGGCCATCCGCTCGTTCAACAAGCACGTTCTTAACCCGGCGGTGATGCGGTTCGCCGGAGGGCGTTTCGGGCTCGCGGTGATCCGTCACACTGGGCGCCGCACTGGCACCGCTTACGCCACCCCGGTGACCGTCGACCGGGTGGAGACCGGCTTCATCATCGCGCTGCCGTACGGAACGCGGACCGATTGGCTGCTCAATGTCCGCGCCGCCGGAAACGCCACGCTCGAATTCCACGGCGAAACCTGGCAGGTGAGCGCGCCGGAGATCATCGACGCGGCGGTCGCGCTCCCTCAGCTCCCGCCCGCACACGCGCGAATCCTGAAGCGCACGCCCATCAAGCACTACCTGAAGCTGGCGATCAGCCCCGCCGAGCCCGGCGGCCCGCCCGCGGACGAGAAGCCCCAGTGA
- a CDS encoding MFS transporter yields the protein MATEDETRSEAVRRREQRGWVWYDWANSVFPTSVTTVFGALYLTAVAAEAARRDTALNGPDPCPADAAGNRDKLHHCAIGVFGLHFPAGSLWGYLLSAATVIQVLVLPIMAAVADRTRAKRRMLAGFAFGGAAATALMAFVAGTDWQLGVVLFVLGNIGYGTSVVIYYSFLPEIATADERDGVSTRGWAFGYLGGGLALAMQLAVYVFHDSLGLSTANSAQIAFATSGLWWGLFTLVPLRALRGRSAPPSRRGGSPVLTAGFRELGGTLRAAKAFPLTLAFLGTYLVYTDGISTVTNVSAQYGSEQLRFSDTVLITTILVVQFVAFAGGMLHGVLARRLGAKKTIMLSLAVWVLVVTSAYFVQPGALVQYLLLAAGIGLVLGGTNALSRSLFSQMIPAGREAQYFSVYEVGERATSWLGPLLFAATAQATGSYRYAIISLVVFFVAGLVLMSLVPVRRAIRAVGNKEPNVL from the coding sequence ATGGCCACGGAGGACGAAACCAGGAGCGAGGCCGTACGGCGGCGCGAGCAACGGGGCTGGGTCTGGTACGACTGGGCCAACTCGGTGTTCCCGACTTCGGTCACGACCGTTTTCGGAGCGCTGTACCTGACCGCGGTGGCCGCCGAGGCGGCGCGGCGCGACACCGCGCTCAACGGCCCCGATCCGTGTCCTGCCGACGCCGCCGGCAATCGCGACAAGCTGCACCACTGTGCGATCGGAGTGTTCGGGCTGCATTTCCCGGCGGGTTCGCTGTGGGGCTACCTCCTTTCGGCCGCCACGGTGATCCAGGTGCTGGTGCTGCCGATCATGGCGGCGGTCGCCGACCGCACCCGCGCGAAACGGCGGATGCTGGCCGGGTTCGCGTTCGGCGGCGCCGCGGCGACCGCACTGATGGCCTTCGTCGCCGGCACCGACTGGCAGCTCGGCGTGGTCCTGTTCGTCCTCGGGAACATCGGCTACGGGACGTCCGTGGTGATCTACTATTCGTTCTTGCCCGAGATCGCCACCGCCGACGAGCGGGACGGGGTGTCCACCCGCGGCTGGGCGTTCGGCTACCTGGGCGGCGGGCTGGCGTTGGCGATGCAGCTCGCCGTGTACGTCTTTCACGACTCGCTCGGCCTGAGCACGGCCAACTCCGCGCAGATCGCCTTCGCGACCTCTGGGCTCTGGTGGGGGTTGTTCACCCTCGTCCCGTTGCGGGCCTTGCGCGGCCGCTCGGCGCCCCCGTCCCGCCGCGGCGGCTCCCCGGTCCTCACCGCCGGTTTCCGGGAGCTGGGCGGCACTCTGCGGGCGGCGAAGGCTTTCCCGCTGACCCTGGCGTTCCTCGGCACCTATCTGGTGTACACCGACGGGATTTCCACCGTGACCAACGTTTCCGCGCAATACGGGAGCGAACAGCTGCGGTTCTCCGACACGGTGCTGATCACCACGATCCTGGTGGTCCAGTTCGTCGCGTTCGCCGGCGGGATGCTGCACGGCGTCCTCGCCCGGCGGCTCGGCGCCAAGAAGACGATCATGCTCAGCCTGGCCGTCTGGGTGCTCGTGGTCACGTCGGCCTATTTCGTCCAGCCCGGCGCGCTGGTGCAGTACCTTCTGCTGGCCGCGGGAATCGGGCTGGTGCTCGGCGGCACGAACGCGCTGTCGCGGTCGCTGTTCAGCCAGATGATCCCGGCTGGCCGGGAAGCGCAGTACTTCTCGGTTTACGAGGTCGGCGAACGGGCGACGTCGTGGCTGGGCCCGCTCCTGTTCGCCGCAACGGCGCAAGCCACCGGTTCCTACCGGTACGCGATCATTTCGCTGGTCGTGTTCTTCGTCGCGGGCCTGGTGCTGATGTCGCTGGTGCCGGTCCGGCGGGCGATCCGGGCCGTGGGCAACAAAGAGCCCAACGTGCTGTGA
- the hypF gene encoding carbamoyltransferase HypF, which produces MADTPNDHRVRIEVRGTVQGLGFRPFVQRLASELGLSGDVRNAGGAVVIRAAGDRVRDLVASLTQSAPPHTRITAVDVTALSPRDLLAPGFLVAASTAGRDGEVPADLATCPACARELFDPADRRYRYPFLSCTACGPRATILSRLPYDRSRTAMGSFPLCPACAAEYEDPAGRRFRAEPIACPACGPQLSWPDRSRGEAALAAACAVVAGGGIVAVKGLGGYQLVCDAADESAVRRLRRGTERPAEPLAVLADGLAGARRLSVMDAVGAETLTSAAAPIVLLPRRADAPLAEGVAPGVDEVGVFLATTPLHHLLLADLSRPLVVTSGSRSGGPIVVDDTDARATLGPITDGVLSHDRPIWSRHDDSVVRTRSSRTTTLRRARGYAPAALPLPVAALEPLLALGAQSEHTCTLARGRLAHLGPPTGDLETSEAFAAFERAAGDLVRWHETEPSWCAHDLHPGYRSTQYARRWPEERRIAVQHHHAHVAATAAEHGVTGPFVGIALDGLGLGSDGTFWGGEVLIADHRDFRRFGRFATAPLPGGAAAVHRPARMALGYLYGAESFGASIPQRLAGALLSRLDDRERWFARTAIARNLNCPRASSAGQLFDAASAFLGLCDDNSYPGEAAARLETAAAGHEARTPLDWELHEQDGLWVYDPVPTLCDALRSARDSPSGEVAARFHRTVAEVVVTLAAKAAASLGVDVVCLGGSVFQSALLTAQVLDGLAATGLRALAGERVPMNDGGISYGQAAVAGARMSGR; this is translated from the coding sequence ATGGCGGACACCCCGAACGACCACCGGGTGCGGATCGAAGTGCGCGGCACGGTGCAGGGATTGGGGTTCCGGCCGTTCGTCCAGCGCTTGGCCTCCGAACTCGGGCTCAGCGGCGACGTGCGCAACGCCGGCGGTGCCGTCGTGATCCGCGCGGCGGGCGACCGCGTCCGCGACCTCGTCGCGAGCCTCACGCAGTCCGCGCCGCCGCACACGCGGATCACCGCGGTCGACGTCACCGCACTCTCGCCCCGAGATCTCCTCGCGCCTGGCTTCCTGGTCGCGGCGAGCACCGCGGGCCGCGACGGCGAGGTGCCCGCCGACCTGGCGACGTGCCCGGCCTGCGCCCGCGAACTCTTCGACCCTGCCGACCGCCGGTACCGCTACCCGTTTCTGTCCTGCACCGCGTGCGGTCCCCGGGCGACGATCCTGTCGCGGCTGCCCTACGACCGGTCCCGCACCGCCATGGGATCGTTCCCGCTCTGCCCTGCCTGCGCCGCGGAGTACGAGGACCCGGCCGGCCGGCGGTTCCGCGCCGAACCGATCGCCTGCCCCGCTTGCGGCCCGCAGCTGAGCTGGCCGGACCGCTCTCGGGGCGAAGCAGCGCTCGCCGCCGCCTGCGCGGTCGTCGCCGGCGGCGGGATCGTCGCGGTGAAGGGGCTCGGGGGTTACCAGCTCGTCTGTGACGCCGCCGACGAGTCCGCGGTGCGCAGGCTCCGCCGGGGCACGGAGCGACCGGCCGAACCGCTCGCCGTCCTCGCCGACGGTCTCGCCGGCGCCCGTCGGCTGTCCGTGATGGACGCCGTTGGCGCCGAAACGCTGACGTCGGCCGCCGCGCCGATCGTGCTGCTCCCCCGCCGGGCCGACGCTCCGCTCGCCGAGGGGGTCGCACCCGGGGTGGACGAGGTGGGCGTATTCCTCGCCACGACGCCGCTGCATCACCTGCTCCTGGCCGACCTCTCCCGGCCGCTCGTCGTCACGAGCGGCAGCCGTTCCGGCGGGCCGATCGTCGTGGACGACACCGACGCGCGCGCGACGCTCGGGCCGATCACCGACGGCGTCCTCAGCCACGACCGGCCAATTTGGTCTCGCCACGACGATTCCGTCGTGCGCACCCGCTCCAGCCGAACCACTACGCTGCGCCGCGCCCGGGGGTACGCGCCCGCCGCACTCCCCCTGCCGGTCGCCGCGCTTGAACCGCTCTTGGCGCTCGGCGCGCAGTCGGAGCACACGTGCACGCTCGCCCGAGGCCGGTTGGCGCATCTCGGGCCGCCCACCGGCGACTTGGAGACCAGCGAGGCGTTCGCCGCTTTCGAACGCGCCGCGGGGGATCTGGTCCGATGGCACGAAACCGAGCCGTCGTGGTGCGCACACGACCTGCACCCCGGCTACCGGTCCACACAGTACGCACGCCGCTGGCCCGAAGAACGCCGGATCGCGGTGCAGCACCACCACGCGCACGTCGCGGCTACCGCCGCCGAGCACGGCGTGACCGGCCCGTTCGTCGGCATCGCCCTCGACGGTCTCGGACTCGGTTCCGACGGGACGTTCTGGGGCGGCGAGGTGCTGATCGCCGATCATCGGGATTTCCGCCGGTTCGGCCGCTTCGCGACGGCCCCGCTCCCGGGCGGTGCCGCGGCAGTGCACCGCCCGGCCAGGATGGCGCTGGGATACCTCTACGGCGCCGAGTCGTTCGGTGCCTCGATCCCGCAGCGCCTCGCCGGTGCGCTGCTGTCCCGGCTCGACGATCGCGAGCGCTGGTTCGCGCGGACCGCGATCGCGCGGAATCTGAACTGTCCCAGGGCATCCAGCGCCGGCCAGCTCTTCGATGCCGCGAGCGCGTTCCTCGGTCTTTGCGACGACAACAGCTATCCGGGCGAAGCGGCTGCCCGGCTCGAAACGGCCGCGGCCGGCCACGAAGCACGCACGCCGCTGGATTGGGAACTGCACGAACAGGACGGCCTGTGGGTCTACGACCCCGTGCCCACCTTGTGCGACGCGCTGCGGTCCGCGCGAGACTCGCCGAGCGGCGAGGTCGCCGCCCGGTTCCACCGCACGGTAGCCGAGGTCGTGGTCACGCTCGCGGCCAAAGCGGCGGCCTCGCTGGGCGTCGACGTGGTCTGTCTCGGCGGCAGCGTGTTCCAGAGCGCCCTGCTGACCGCGCAGGTTCTCGACGGTCTGGCCGCGACCGGCCTGCGCGCGCTCGCCGGCGAACGTGTCCCGATGAACGACGGTGGCATCAGTTACGGTCAGGCAGCGGTCGCCGGTGCCCGGATGAGCGGGCGCTGA
- a CDS encoding universal stress protein: protein MTESAVKPLVAGVDGSAAATRAVRWAAHEAVRRDRPLVLVHACALVPMAVPYAQALLPAHHEAQLRYGHEWLAAATAAARETAPEVRVSTDLVGGWGAEQLIARSEAAELVVLGSRGLGGFTGLAAGSTAVAVASHGKCPIVVVRSADPDTEPPGEGPVVVGVDGSAVSAAAIPFAFRAASSRGVPLVAVHTCLDTSLPRPAWPSDSADWEAIRQEQQALVSEWLAPCQADHPDVPVELVITRHRPARTLLEQTQHAQLAVVGSRGRGGFRGLLLGSTSQALIYHAACPVAVVPPTRP from the coding sequence ATGACCGAATCGGCTGTCAAGCCGCTGGTGGCGGGGGTGGACGGTTCGGCCGCGGCGACCCGCGCGGTGCGCTGGGCCGCGCACGAGGCGGTCCGGCGGGACCGCCCCCTGGTGCTTGTGCACGCCTGCGCCCTGGTGCCGATGGCGGTGCCGTACGCCCAGGCGCTGCTGCCTGCCCACCATGAGGCGCAACTGCGGTACGGCCATGAGTGGCTCGCGGCGGCGACGGCGGCGGCCCGCGAAACCGCGCCCGAGGTCCGGGTGAGCACCGACCTGGTCGGCGGCTGGGGCGCGGAGCAGCTGATCGCGCGTTCCGAGGCAGCCGAACTGGTGGTGCTGGGCTCGCGGGGACTGGGCGGCTTCACCGGCTTGGCCGCGGGCTCGACCGCGGTGGCCGTCGCCAGCCACGGAAAATGCCCGATCGTCGTGGTGCGCAGCGCCGATCCGGACACCGAACCGCCGGGAGAGGGCCCGGTAGTCGTCGGCGTCGACGGATCGGCCGTCAGCGCGGCGGCGATCCCGTTCGCGTTCCGGGCCGCCTCCTCGCGCGGCGTTCCGCTCGTGGCGGTCCACACCTGCCTGGACACGTCGCTGCCGAGGCCGGCCTGGCCCAGCGACAGTGCGGACTGGGAGGCGATCCGGCAGGAGCAGCAGGCACTGGTGAGCGAGTGGCTCGCCCCGTGCCAAGCGGACCATCCGGACGTGCCGGTCGAGCTGGTGATCACGCGCCATCGCCCGGCGCGCACCTTGCTCGAACAGACTCAGCACGCTCAGCTGGCAGTGGTCGGCTCCCGCGGCCGAGGCGGTTTCCGCGGCCTGCTTCTGGGATCCACCAGCCAAGCCCTGATCTATCACGCCGCCTGCCCAGTGGCCGTTGTCCCGCCGACCCGGCCTTGA